A window of Exiguobacterium sp. Helios genomic DNA:
CTTCGTCCTGACCGGAACAGGAGCGTTGTATGCAGGACCCGCATTACCGGTTGCCTTTATTATTTCTGCTATCGTCTGTGCATTAGCAGCTCTCTGTTACGCCGAGTTCTCATCAATGATTCCAGTCTCGGGTAGTGTCTATACGTATACGTATGCCACGATTGGTGAACTGGTTGCCTGGATCATCGGTTGGTGTTTGATCCTGGAATATGGTTTAGCATCGAGTGCCGTTGCAACAGGCTGGTCCGGTTATTTCCAGTCGTTGTTATCCGGATTCGGTGTCAGTCTGCCGACAGCATTAACAGCAGCACCAGGTGCTGTACCAGGCAGCGAAACATTCTTTAACTTACCGGCGTTCCTGATCTTGATGGTCATCACGCTGTTGCTCTCAATGGGAATCAAGGAAACAAAACGCGTCAACAATATCATGGTTCTTGTTAAAGTAGCCGTCGTTATCTTGTTCATCGTCGTCGGTATCTGGTATGTCGAGCCGGGCAACTACACGCCGTTCGCACCGTTCGGTATCAGTGGTGTCCTGCAGGCTTCAGCGATCGCCTTCTTCGCATACCTCGGTTTTGATGCCGTTACGTCAGCGGCAGAAGAAGTCAAAGATCCGGGCCGTAACTTGCCGATCGGAATCTTGGGATCACTTGCCATCGTTACCGTACTATACGTCGTCGTATCCGCCATCATGGTCGGAATCGTACCATTCAAACAATTTGAAGGGGTCGACAGCCCGGTTTCGTTAGCCTTAAAAGTAGCAGGTCAGGACTGGGTCGCAGGTTTCGTCGACTTAGGTGCCATCGTTGGTATGACAACTGTTATCCTCGTCATGACATTTGGTCTGGTTCGTCTCCTGTTCGCGATGAGCCGTGATGGATTATTGCCGAAAATCTTCTCGGACGTGAATGAAAAATCACATACGCCTGTCAAAGCAACATGGATTCTTGGTACGACGGCCGGTTTGATTGCTGGGTTCGTTCCGCTCGGTACACTGGCAGAATTGATCAATATCGGAACACTCGCAGCATTCGCTCTGATTTCAATTGCCGTCGTCATCTTACGGAAAACGCGTCCTGATCTGAAGCGGGCATTCAAAGTACCATTGGTTCCATTCTTACCGATTCTTTCCGTCCTTTCCTGTATCATGTTGATGTTGAACCTTCAAACATTCACATGGATTGCTTTCTTCATCTGGACCGCAATTGGCCTACTTGTCTACTTCGGATATGGAAGAACACGCTCAAAACTGCATTAATAGCACTTATGCCATCCAGGACCGCTTCTGGATGGTTTTTTATTTACTTCTGGCAGGAATGAACATCGGAAAAGGCGAACGGTTGTAGGGAAAGGGGCGATCCGAAATGATTCATATTAAACAGGCACCTGATACAGAAACAGCATATTTAGTCATGAAGGAAGGTTTCAGCGATTACATGATTCCACTAGGTCTTTCACCTGAAGTGTTTCAGGAACGAATCTTAGAACGTGACGGCAACCAACTGGAACATTCGTTCATTGCCTATCACGGGGAACGACCGGTCGC
This region includes:
- a CDS encoding amino acid permease, with protein sequence MSLLRKKDVSVMMDQKSHSKLARHLSGFDLVLLGIGAIIGTGIFVLTGTGALYAGPALPVAFIISAIVCALAALCYAEFSSMIPVSGSVYTYTYATIGELVAWIIGWCLILEYGLASSAVATGWSGYFQSLLSGFGVSLPTALTAAPGAVPGSETFFNLPAFLILMVITLLLSMGIKETKRVNNIMVLVKVAVVILFIVVGIWYVEPGNYTPFAPFGISGVLQASAIAFFAYLGFDAVTSAAEEVKDPGRNLPIGILGSLAIVTVLYVVVSAIMVGIVPFKQFEGVDSPVSLALKVAGQDWVAGFVDLGAIVGMTTVILVMTFGLVRLLFAMSRDGLLPKIFSDVNEKSHTPVKATWILGTTAGLIAGFVPLGTLAELINIGTLAAFALISIAVVILRKTRPDLKRAFKVPLVPFLPILSVLSCIMLMLNLQTFTWIAFFIWTAIGLLVYFGYGRTRSKLH